Genomic DNA from Triticum dicoccoides isolate Atlit2015 ecotype Zavitan chromosome 4B, WEW_v2.0, whole genome shotgun sequence:
ctaagagcaactccaacgagcCGCCAAACGGATGCCGCTTTTGTCCGTTTTGGTCGGCCGCCCGCCTGGCGTCAGCCCTATTTTAGATTTGGGTCGGAAGTGCGcacaacgcgccgacccatttcatgaCCGCGCATGCTTTAGATCGTGCCAGCGGCCATGTCATCGCCCTGGTTTTTGTGCTCCAGCGCGCGGGAAAGGTNNNNNNNNNNNNNNNNNNNNNNNNNNNNNNNNNNNNNNNNNNNNNNNNNNNNNNNNNNNNNNNNNNNNNNNNNNNNNNNNNNNNNNNNNNNNNNNNNNNNNNNNNNNNNNNNNNNNNNNNNNNNNNNNNNNNNNNNNNNNNNNNNNNNNNNNNNNNNNNNNNNNNNNNNNNNNNNNNNNNNNNNNNNNNNNNNNNNNNNNNNNNNNNNNNNNNNNNNNNNNNNNNNNNNNNNNNNNNNNNNNNNNNNNNNNNNNNNNNNNNNNNNNNNNNNNNNNNNNNNNNNNNNNNNNNNNNNNNNNNNNNNNNNNNNNNNNNNNNNNNNNNNNNNNNNNNNNNNNNNNNNNNNNNNNNNNNNNNNNNNNNNNNNNNNNNNNNNNNNNNNNNNNNNNNNNNNNNNNNNNNNNNNNNNNNNNNNNACCAATGCCGATGCGTCGTCTGGGCGCTTCAGCTTTtcgcggagtccgcgagcgccgctCCGTCGCCTTCTCCTCCGAGATCTTGTTTGGCGAGAAACgcctcatcctcggcaccttcgacaccgcagagGAGGCGGCCGGCGCGTACGACGCGGtggcgtggcgcctccggcggcCTAGTCGGGAGATGAATTTTTCCGACGTGTCGAGCCAGCGGGTGCAGGATCTCGCGCCCCTCCCGCGGCTTTTCACTGACGAGGATTGTCGTGTCCAccggaggcggcagcgtcgcctcgccatAGCCGAGATGGACGTGGAAGCCTTTGTGGTGTGGCGTGAACGCTTCCCGCACGACGTCGGGGTGGGGCTTCGAGGACGAGCGGGCTGCTGACGCCTacattcagacgtcggaggaggacattaccgagtcggagtcGGAAAGCGACGAGTAGTTGACCTTTTCTTTTATCTGTGTACGCGGCGGGCGAGGGTGTGCGCCACTGCCAAGCGGGCCCGGGGAGGAGAGAGGGCGAGCGCGCGCGTCCGGTCTTGTGTCCGCACCGACGTAAATCCGCCTTATAAAATGGACCgggaatgggtcggcaggcggacgAAAGCGAACGCgcggcgccgacccaaacggatggtgatggacgaaatgggtcgcctcaTTGGAGTTGCCGTAATGCTGTTGCTTAACCAAGCGAGTCTTGAGAGAGTGAGATGCGCTTGACAAAGTCACTAGTAGAACAAACAAATGCAAATGGCCGGAGAAGAGGGATccggcgagcgagcgagcgagtcgTGCTCGTGTGCTGACAAACACAAGCGCGCGCATGGATTCAACACGGGAGAACGGGAAAAGGATCCAACCGAACCCCCGATTCTCCTCGCAATCCTCCAAATCCCAAATGCAATCCCTCCCGTTCTTAATCGCCTAGTAGATTGATTAGTACTAATGGCATCGTGGGAGGCAAATTGTTTTGTTAATCAAGCAGGCTTGATTGACTAATCACCCCCCACCGGCCACCACCACTCGCATGCCCGCACGTCCCCACTCCCCGCTCGTTAATTAATCTTCCTGCCtcgtcccctcccctccccttcttCTCCCCACTCCTCCTCATTCAGCCAGCCGGGACCCCCAACCaactccccgccgttgccgccgcccaTGGACTACGAGCGCATCCACGACCCGCCCCACCGCCAGGTCCGTTCGCCGTCTACCCCCCCTCCCCGCCGCCACTTTGCTTTCACTCTCATTCGGATCGGATCTTCTCTGGGCGCTCTCCCTGCCCTCTTGCGCGCGGCACTGCTCCCTCCCTGCTCCTCTCATGGCGGTCGACTCCAAGTCTCGGCAGTCGGGTGGTTTGGCTGCCGGCTCTGGTTTTATTTGCGGTTTGTAGGGCGTTGGCAGTTCGGCGCCGGCGATCTTGGCTCGATTCGGTGATTTCGCTCCTTATCCGTGGCATAGGATTCCCTCGCGCAGTTCCTGGCCATGGCGAGGTTTCCGCCGCTAGCAATACTACAAACGTTCTGTATCCTTCTTGAGGTGTGCCCTCCATAATGACCAGTTCTTGGATGGAAAGCAGGCAGGCATATGCCTGCCCGCCGTCGCCGAATTCCATGCGCTTTCCAGCGACAGGTCCACATTTGACTGACGACTGTTCCCCTTCAGCGCCCGGCCTCTCTTCTTCTCCCCTTCTCCCCCCAAATCCGGCCTGCATTCTTGGCGTTTCCGCCCCGAATGCGACGCTCGCTTTGCCGAAAAGCTGCCGCTTTCGCCATCCTGCTCCAGTCGATGCCACTGCTCTGCTCAGCAGCTCTGTTTCGTCTTGAATTCGGCGACGATGTCAGTAATATGCGCCGTAGCTTTCAGCGGGTGCCTGTGGAAGCACGGGATGGGGACGGGTCTTGGCCATTTGGGCGCACGATTTTCTAAAAAGCTGACGATCCTTTTGTCCATTCTCGCGTGATTCCGTCGAATTTGGCAATTTCTCGGTTCAATTCGCCGCGGAAAGCGCTCTACAAAACGGTCCCGATCCCCTTCTTTCAGTCTCGCTGAATTCCCCTGCTCTTTCTGTCTTCTGCAATGCAGTCGGGCGGATTCTCCCCGGCCAAGCTGCGAGCCATGCTTCTCGGGCTGGAGAAGCACCAGCACTCCGGCGACGACACCTCGCCGGAGGCcaacgactccggcgagctcgacgATCGGAGTAACTCCAACTTACACTTCATCAAATAGTATCATCTACAGTTTACTGAACACTAACACTTTGGGTACCAATGATCGTGTCCACAGGGAGCTTGGAATGCTCCACCTCCACCGAGATGTCCAGCAACAGCGGCCACAGATCAAGGAACCGGGCTCCGGACGACGACAGCTTCGACTCCGAGAGCAGCTCTTCGGGGCCGACCACGGTGAAGAGGCCGGCGGCGGTGTCTTCTCTGCTGCCGCCGTTCTCTAGACCGACGCCGTCAAAATGGGATGATGCCGAGAAGTGGATTTCGAGCCCGACGGCGAACCGTACTGGCCGTGTGATGAGCGCCACCGGGTTCGCGCCGAAGAAGACGTCATTTGCTTTACCTGAGCATGGTGCCTGCCCACCGGCCGCTGCTAAGGTGGCCACCGAGGTGCCGAGAAACACCGGAACCTTGCCTGATAATTCAGTTGGTAAGCAACGATTTGCCATGCTTTTGATGTTTTTATGTTGTCTCACTCTGTTTTACTACTACTTGATAACGACTGTGATGTGATCATGAGCTGAAAAATGCTTCGGTGGGGACTTGAGAGCAATTGCTTCATGTGTCTGGTTGGTATATCCTAACATGTGTGTCTGAACTTTGGAGGTTCTCCTAGCATGTTTCATGATTGTTTATGATGCAGCATGCTGAATCGAGTCAAGGATTGTTTGGAAGTGTTTGCGCGGCAAATTTGAAGTTGTCATTGCCAGCTGAATCGGAGACAAgtagagcataacatcatgatacaTTAGTTGGTGCACGAAAAGGCCTGACTCTGATGTTATCATTGTAGTTGGCCTGATGTTTCCTTTGCCAGAAAAGCCAATCTGCCATTATTCACCACTTATTTTCTCTTTATCCAGCAAACAGTTTCAAGTGGGGTTTCCAGCTAAACCAGAAAGGAAATTTGTTATCTCTGTTTTTGTTTTGTTGATACAGTTATAATGTGCTGCTGACTTTGTTTTGGGTAATCTATATCTGCAGGTTCCGCGCAGCCCGATCCGATCAAACCTGCAGAAACTGCTCCAACAGTCGACGAACCAGAACATGTAATTCGGTCTGTCTCGATGAGAGATATGGGAACAGAAATGACTCCGATTGCCAGCCAGGAGCCCTCTCGGACTGGGACTCCGATAATAGCATCCAGCCCTACCTCCACTAGGACGCCAACTCCTAGCCGGAGTGTAGAATTTGGTGTCGGTACAATTGATTCCAGCAAGATGGGCATGTCTGAGGAGGAGCTACATTTGAATACCAGGAAGGAAATCATGGATCTCGGCGAACGGCTAGGCAAGACGACTATAGCTGCATGGGCAAGCAAGGAAGAGAGAGCCACCGCAAATTTCGCAAATGTTCCAGCTGATAAGGCTGTAGAAATCGACAGAGAGACCCGTGCTGCAGACTGGCAGGAGGCAGAGAAAGCAAAGTATCTTGCAAGGTATATTTTCTCATTCTTCACTATCTGCTAACGCTAACGGATACTAGCTAAACTGTAATGTAACAATCCTCAACTCAGTACTGAGTTAAGCTTGCAGTGATGACATTCTGGTCAGGTCATTTGGTAGAAGTATACACATGCGCAAAGAGATAGACACCATCTAGCTTGACCCATTTGAAGATTTGCACACTTGTATATATCATCTTGATTGCGCATTTCCCCCCGTAACGAGATTGATAATTAATCATCTATATTCATGCAATTCTTGTAGGTTTCAGAGGGAAGAGGTAAAGATCCAAGCTTGGGAAAATCACCAGAGAGCAAAAATTGAAGCTGAAATGAAGAGCATAGAGGTATATATCATGAGATGTTGACTAAATATTGATATTAGCAATTGTGCTTGGAGTACTAATGTAAGGAGTGAAGTGAACTGTTAGTTGATGATCTGAAACTTCTAATCTGAAGCACATCTTGAAATTTCGTAGGTCTGATCTGTAATCCCTGACATTGCAGCATAAGAAGCACAGCATAGTTTTTCAGAATTTCGTGAAAAAACTGCTTAGTTTCTCCGAATTAACATATGAAACCATCTCTAAATAGAATTGTACGGCTCATAGCTGATAGCCGAATAGTTTGCAAGAAAACTGAAAGAAAAAGTCAAGCGTTCAGTATCTAATGAAATCACTTTCCTCTGGATCGCAGGCGAAGATGGAAACAAAGCGAGCTCACGAGCACGACAGGCTTGCTCGGAAGCTGGCGTCAGCGAGGCGCAGAGCAGAGGCGAAGAGGGAGGCCGCGGAGGCGAGGAGGAGCCAAGAAGCGGAGCGAACGGATGAGCAGGCGGCGCAGATCCGTAAGACCGGGCACATACCTTCCTCATTCTCTTGCTGGTGCTGGTGCCTATGATAAATCTCATGCCTCCGGGCATATGTGGTAGAAATGTTTCTCCTGAAAACGACCATTGTAAAAATGCTACTGGCTCATATTTTACCAGCAAGGAATGCAAAGTGTGCCGCCGTTTTCGTCCTCTCGAATTTGCCAGATCGGATAATATCTGCCTCTTTTCATCATTTACATCGTGAATTAAAACCTTGCCATGACCGCCTTTGGAGAGGAAATTCAACAGTATATTTATAGCCATAGGAAATCCAGTTGTAATTAAAATGATAAAAAAATGATGTACAATCCTTCGTATAAAAAGGAAAAATGATATCCCTTGCATAAATGAAAAAATAAATTATAGTACTACTTTTTTTGATGAAAAAAATGTACTACTAGTACATTAATAATGTAGGGAAAAAATAGCACGGCGCCATTAATTTCTTATGCGGATCTAGATAATAATGGTGGAATTAGTGAGCGGTTCGTGATGCCCCATGCGTCCGCCTCGGCCGCATCGGACGGCTGGGATTCACTCCTTGCCAAAATAGGATAATATTTATCCAAAAAAAAACCTTCCCGTTCTGTCTTGTGTCTCCACGGGCGGGTTGGATCCAAGTGTCCAGTATAAATAAAACGGCTACgagaaatctctctctctctctgactctGTCTCTCTCGCCGCGATCCAAACCCTAACGCCAACGAGCGGATCGATGATGGAGGCGCCGTCGTCGCTGGAGCAGCGGGTGCCGGCGGAGGAGCGGCACCGGATCGAGCGGGTGGCGCGGTTCGTGGCGCGGGACCGGGACGGGGACCTG
This window encodes:
- the LOC119292060 gene encoding uncharacterized protein LOC119292060; amino-acid sequence: MDYERIHDPPHRQSGGFSPAKLRAMLLGLEKHQHSGDDTSPEANDSGELDDRRSLECSTSTEMSSNSGHRSRNRAPDDDSFDSESSSSGPTTVKRPAAVSSLLPPFSRPTPSKWDDAEKWISSPTANRTGRVMSATGFAPKKTSFALPEHGACPPAAAKVATEVPRNTGTLPDNSVGSAQPDPIKPAETAPTVDEPEHVIRSVSMRDMGTEMTPIASQEPSRTGTPIIASSPTSTRTPTPSRSVEFGVGTIDSSKMGMSEEELHLNTRKEIMDLGERLGKTTIAAWASKEERATANFANVPADKAVEIDRETRAADWQEAEKAKYLARFQREEVKIQAWENHQRAKIEAEMKSIEAKMETKRAHEHDRLARKLASARRRAEAKREAAEARRSQEAERTDEQAAQIRKTGHIPSSFSCWCWCL